GTGCAGCGCGCAGATCTTGTTGCCCGCGGGGTCGCGGAGATACGCGAGGTAGAGCTTGCCGATGCCGCCTTCGCGCACGCCCGGCGGATCCTCGATGGCGCGCCCGCCGTTCGCCACCCCGGCGGCATGCCAGGCCTTGGCCTTCTCCGGCGAGTCGACCGCGAACCCGATCGTGGCGCCGTTCGCGGCGGTCGCGGGAGCGCCGTCGATCGGCTTCGTGATCGCGAAGACCCCGGTCTTGGTCACGTAGAAGACCCGGCCCTTGTCGTCCATGCTTCCGGGGCCGATTCCGATCGCCCCCAGAACCGCGTCGTAGAACTTCTTCGAGGCCGGGATGTCGTTGGCGCCGACCATGATGTGGCTGAACACCGCGTGCTTCTCCTTGTAAGGGTGCACGCGATTAGAGCACGGCCGCGGGGTGGCGCGCTGATCGGGCCGAGCTCGCTCGCTGCGTTCATCCGCCGGTCAGCAGCAGCAGGAACAGACTCAGCGGCAGGGACGCGATCGCGAGGGCGTTGAGAGTGCGCATGACGAACCTCCATTCGCTGGATTCGTCACGAGCGTAAGTCGCCACCCCGCGGGCCCGCTGTCGATCGCTTCACTGTGGCCTGTTTCACAGGCCGACTAGGGATTGATCGTGACCCCGATGAGTGGCGCCACCTTCGGCCCGACCTGGATCTTGTCGGCGCCGCCGTTCCCGTTGATCACGAGCTCGTCGATGAGCTCCGCGTGCGCGATGCGCACCCCGCCGCCCTTCTTGTTCACGAACACGCCTTTCGAGTCGGCGCCGATGTGCATGCCGTCGCCGCCGGAGGTGCCGTTCACCACCACCGTGTCGACGGCCAGGTCGCCCGCGCCGGCTCCCACCCCGAGGTCGACGGTCGTGGTCTTCACGTCGGTTCCGCCAAGGTCATCGACCGTCACGAGGTCGCTGCCGCCGAGCGCGTGGAAGAGGATCTGCTCGACACCGTCGAGATCGGTCACGATGTTGGCCACGTCGCGCGTAAAGCGCACGCGCGAGCCGTTGGAGGCGACCTCGATCTTCTCGCTCACGTTCGCGCCGTGGAAATCGAGCGTGTCGTTGCCGCCCTCGCCCTCGATCGTGTCACTGCCATCGCCGGGGTTCCACACCGCGGTGTCGTTGCCCGTGCCCATCCTCACGAGGTCGTTGCCGCGGCCGCCTACGAGTGTGTCGTTGCCCGGCCCGCCAATCAGTGTGTCGTTGCCGTCGCCGCCGACGAGGGTGTCGTTGCCCGGGCCGCCGTCGAGCTCGAGCCCGATGCCCAGCCCTGCGAGGCCGTTCGAGGCAGTGATCACGTCGTTGCCGGAGAGCCCGAACACGATGAGCTCACTGCCGGGGTTCGCCACGTCGACCATCATCGGCAGGCGGTCGGCGGTGGTGCGCACGGCGCCGGCGAGCGGCGACGGCGCGATCAGGATGGTGTCGGGTGACTTCGTTCCGAGCAGGTGGATCTCGTCGGGACCGCTGGCCACGAACTCGAGCACGTC
This sequence is a window from Myxococcota bacterium. Protein-coding genes within it:
- a CDS encoding VOC family protein → MFSHIMVGANDIPASKKFYDAVLGAIGIGPGSMDDKGRVFYVTKTGVFAITKPIDGAPATAANGATIGFAVDSPEKAKAWHAAGVANGGRAIEDPPGVREGGIGKLYLAYLRDPAGNKICALHRMP